Proteins from one Euwallacea similis isolate ESF13 chromosome 13, ESF131.1, whole genome shotgun sequence genomic window:
- the LOC136413025 gene encoding uncharacterized protein isoform X4: protein MGVEEGAVNSIMSGIENTGGVKQHNHKKKLRQRFDIIKKLGQGTFGKVQLGINKETGQEVAIKTIKKSKIESDADLIRIRREIQIMSSVQHPNIIHIYEVFENREKMVLVMEYAAGGELYDYLSERKVLPEDEARRIFRQIATASYYCHKHKICHRDLKLENILLDENNNAKIADFGLSNVFDDQRLLNTFCGSPLYASPEIVKGTPYHGPEVDCWSLGVLLYTLVYGAMPFDGSNFKRLVKQISQGDYYEPSTPSPASPLIRDMLTVNPKKRANIEKICCHWWVNETYTTNCLEISEELANQTPVRLDVLLSLAPPAPQLESEKLVVTRDVTEEVKQDAAAPLRSQSVGSLMDLSTPERRIMDLINEEKFAPKRKLESTVSTERMNLDKRRDKIIKENTVADISLHGAIQEDVSQEDASMTEVVPLNKSLTQTISKEKTMDVEPSVVEGAACQEIMEEVRVKETGANKKSPSVSKVKRTQSSIGGKILEGINEIPSQENLTDKENKTKAIKEESVKNTEEKSISKKKPMKKKVLADKNENEKDLKLEESALVKAKEVKENGVIVQDKSMQKQEKGDTIAKPTERRKSRIFEAAEKFQNLISPTETKAAPMEKPKKILLPDSMVTQQGVSVDGFKKEFERKSSLTSSTPTKPKSSTVPKRTFIDKQKSEEENAVEQKKTETKPNKSKQASNEQIKIEPNVPKQETPKTEEGRQEIVKNAVNIISNALDKDKDGTRKSKSRPSIMRKPPVPFGVSGRSASGNIGTIAPLSPPIQNIGPKPFVRPCYENKVLASEVKQVKEEPLQLSPEEQQTSSAEITLKSATLPRRKTTKAQIHINYPSQKPAQMEFRTEAAHNVEAPAQVRSEVVVPVSGADDRSSKERIIPIAFEKKVENGHKESAQSPPAKPPVARPFQTQKSNVSQRSNSLSRQSTQDSDSESTSTGEPIKKSAREYIIPIAVEGGGYVTPRSGSVEPSDSNASTMTSRSKFGRGARRLNSLLSDRESEDESPFASLHRHSSFGKDSDNEDSGKAGTFHHMHRLRRIRPKKSALEHNDSVSSGEEDDDDGFEIVTAENLFSTLLSRVRDLTQRLNVDDGVRPGFPSSRLLSHFDHGLWNRMENPLSRHTSLNRTFSRPSSVTSTQSNSSFNVPWRRSVSKDLASDIESVFNDQNSGTLTARIPRGDNHQLNDHEPNLNLADLDLKKLNLSEEDRLALSHLTPGLSRRIEKQLMAQLTPAEVRKLHRTLSTKTSEEIRKSSEVDGRKSINYTLPRKTALGDGRKSLLPVKLSSGRDESVDPSYNFNVRSSSIGAQPRGSSRFLSPKPKIVRSVSRTKPELCSPESSVSESISKNEDTSSSYRKDSDSYSSRYSDNSSSRPYSRYSNEGLYSYSPGPVLLSPPSELPSKIERKSSTRRVSRFLRSDFYEPKEDNALLKEKKERERETQQVLKEIRDKRKSRLRSQSRNREEKKEEAPLKADETPENKITHDYVNVKSPSPEPQSVHDYVNVKVTESVPVTVKKISRLARPKSYPNDNAQKPEEAQAPESKISKLKKGFGKKEKPSKEDKNEANKHINEEDKAHKNKLLHTLEKKLEKFRCGQKNVEEAKSTGDKKSVVDCAIKRLREQSLPRNLEPCTESGLIKRAVSVEDLAVGSKPLQASKKSVTKILGLFKKYEEQDKKKEKTVKKTKSKAIVKENSESVIDKKERPKSLLLDKMRHFQNSSKAENQADNSNGDDRPKSKLPIVNTYRRSLNLDHLPEPPTEFHPKPDRSNLRLDLNQTSRIHIEAPEEEVRPGSTMENDVYSPQNENRNSLTTTDDSSTILSPTDDYLSCDSWSACSDYHHLNDLHSPQHNGHVPYSGDESESVIDRIRRKSFYTRFNEKKRPTRKPSVGIAYRNMDLYGREYSKPDYSSLDRYRSPSVSRRTSFTSYIPEVNTSTTRNSKEYRPYVRSATVLNDYVNVPGGSQSLAHTYQNVPGSHNSLIGHSYQNLPGSYQTYNSRIARPSKYTDSDSHLDDFLTTSVPKRHSLYRAAFDRGSLSPGSEYFTDRASSILQSPTTSEPI from the exons ATTCGATATAATCAAGAAATTAGGACAAGGGACTTTCGGCAAAGTGCAGCTAGGCATAAACAAAGAGACTGGCCAAGAG GTAgctattaaaacaattaaaaaatcaaaaatcgaaTCGGATGCCGATTTGATTAGGATTAGGAGGGAGATTCAGATAATGTCTTCAGTACAACATCccaatataatacatatatatgaAG TGTTTGAAAATAGGGAAAAAATGGTATTGGTAATGGAGTACGCCGCTGGCGGTGAACTTTACGATTACCTATCTGAGCGAAAAGTTTTGCCTGAAGACGAGGCTCGTAGGATCTTCCGTCAGATAGCTACGGCCAGCTACTACTGCCATAAGCACAAAATTTGTCACAGGGATCTGAAGCTCGAAAACATTCTATTAGACGAAAACAATAATGCCAAG ATCGCTGATTTTGGCTTGTCCAACGTTTTTGATGACCAAAGGTTGCTCAACACTTTCTGCGGCTCACCCTTGTATGCATCTCCCGAAATTGTTAAAG GTACTCCATATCATGGACCAGAGGTCGATTGCTGGTCCCTAGGAGTATTGTTGTACACATTAGTTTATGGTGCTATGCCCTTTGATGGCAGTAACTTTAAGAGACTGGTTAAGCAAATTTCTCAAGGCGATTATTATGAGCCTTCCACTCCTAGTC CTGCTTCTCCATTAATACGGGACATGCTAACTGTGAACCCCAAGAAAAGAgcaaatatagaaaaaatatgctGTCACTGGTGGGTCAATGAGACTTACACGACCAATTGTTTAGAAATTAGTGAGGAATTAGCCAATCAAACCCCA GTTAGATTAGATGTTCTTTTATCTTTGGCCCCACCTGCACCTCAACTTGAAAGCGAAAAATTGGTGGTAACTCGAGATGTAACTGAAGAAGTTAAGCAAGACGCGGCGGCGCCTTTACGTTCTCAAAGTGTGGGCAGCTTAATGGATCTCTCAACTCCAGAGAGACGAATTATGGACCTGATAAACGAGGAGAAATTCGCTCCTAAGAGGAAGCTCGAAAGCACCGTCAGTACGGAGAGAATGAATCTCGACAAGCGCAGggataaaattattaaggaaAACACTGTCGCCGATATAAGCTTGCATGGGGCTATTCAGGAGGATGTTTCGCAAGAAGATGCCAGCATGACTGAAGTGGTGCCTTTGAATAAGTCGCTCACTCAGACCATCTCTAAGGAGAAAACCATGGATGTGGAGCCTTCAGTGGTGGAAGGTGCTGCTTGTCAGGAGATTATGGAAGAAGTCAGGGTGAAAGAAACTGGTGCTAACAAGAAATCTCCCTCGGTATCTAAAGTCAAAAGGACCCAATCTAGTATTGGTGGCAAAATTTTAGAAG GCATAAATGAGATTCCAAGCCAAGAAAATCTGACAGATAAAGAAAACAAGACCAAAGCTATCAAAGAGGAGTCAGTTAAGAATACTGAAGAGAAATCCATAAGCAAGAAAAAACCCATGAAAAAGAAGGTTTTGGCTGATAAGaatgaaaacgaaaaagaTCTGAAACTTGAAGAAAGTGCCTTGGTGAAGGCGAAG GAGGTGAAAGAAAATGGGGTGATTGTTCAGGACAAATCTATGCAGAAGCAAGAGAAAGGTGACACTATCGCGAAACCGACGGAGAGAAGAAAGTCGAGGATATTCGAAGCTGCagagaaattccaaaatttgatTAGTCCGACTGAAACTAAAGCGGCACCCATGGAGAAGCCGAAGAAGATTTTATTGCCGG acaGCATGGTTACACAACAAG GTGTGTCTGTAGACGggtttaaaaaagaatttgagCGGAAATCTAGCCTTACTTCTTCCACCCCCACGAAGCCGAAATCGTCCACTGTTCCCAAAAGAACCTTCATAGATAAGCAGAAGTCAGAAGAGGAAAATGCAGTCGAACAGAAAAAGACTGAGACAAAGCCTAATAAGTCTAAACAGGCATCCAATG AACAAATCAAAATCGAACCAAATGTGCCAAAACAAGAAACTCCAAAGACTGAAGAAGGCCGACaagaaatagtaaaaaatgctGTAAATATTATCTCAAATGCTTTGGACAAGGACAAAGACGGTACACGAAAATCCAAGTCACGGCCGTCCATAATGAGAAAACCCCCAGTGCCATTCGGG GTTAGCGGTAGGTCTGCTTCAGGAAACATAGGAACAATAGCTCCCTTAAGCCCACCCATTCAAAACATAGGCCCCAAACCTTTCGTGCGGCCTTGTTATGAGAATAAAGTGTTGGCAAGTGAAGTGAAACAg GTTAAAGAAGAACCGTTGCAGCTCAGTCCTGAGGAGCAGCAAACGAGCAGCGCAGAAATAACCCTGAAAAGCGCCACTTTGCCCAGAAG GAAAACCACTAAAGCTCAAATTCATATCAACTACCCCTCCCAGAAACCGGCTCAAATGGAGTTCCGAACCGAGGCCGCTCATAATGTGGAGGCACCCGCTCAAGTACGCAGCGAGGTGGTGGTGCCGGTTAGTGGCGCTGATGATCGGTCTTCGAAAGAGAGAATCATACCCATTGCCTTTGAAAAGAAGGTGGAAAATGGGCATAAAGAGTCCGCGCAGTCGCCGCCAGCAAAACCACCGGTCGCTCGGCCCTTCCAGACCCAAAAATCGAATGTTTCGCAAAGGTCTAATAGCTTATCGCGACAATCTACTCAAGATTCCGACTCAGAGTCAACTTCCACGGGAGAACCTATTAAGAAATCGGCAAGAGAGTACATTATACCTATTGCAGTTGAAGGAGGAG GATACGTCACTCCAAGGTCCGGCAGTGTAGAGCCTAGTGACAGCAACGCTAGCACTATGACCAGTAGATCGAAATTCGGTAGGGGCGCCCGAAGACTCAA TTCGCTTCTTAGCGACAGAGAATCCGAGGACGAGTCTCCATTCGCCAGCCTCCATAGACACAGCTCATTTGGCAAAGATAGCGACAATGAAGATTCGGGCAAAGCAGGCACTTTCCATCACATGCATCGCTTGAGGCGAATTAGGCCTAAAAAATCCGCACTCGAGCACAACGATTCTGTTAGTTCCGGCGAAGAGGATGACGATGACGGCTTCGAGATCGTAACAGCAGAGAATCTATTTTCTACTCTATTATCCCGG GTCAGAGATTTAACCCAAAGGTTAAACGTTGACGACGGAGTGAGGCCTGGGTTTCCCAGCTCGAGATTGCTGAGCCATTTTGATCATGGTTTGTGGAATCGCATGGAAAACCCGCTTTCAAG ACACACCTCGTTAAATAGAACCTTTAGCCGACCTTCATCGGTAACCAGCACGCAGTCGAACAGCAGTTTTAACGTGCCCTGGCGTAGGAGCGTTAGCAAGGACTTGGCCTCCGATATCGAGAGTGTCTTCAATGACCAGAACAGCGGAACGTTGACCGCTCGCATCCCCAGAGGAG ATAACCACCAACTAAACGACCACGAACCGAACCTCAATTTGGCCGACCTGgacctaaaaaaattgaacctCAGCGAGGAGGATCGCCTCGCCTTATCGCATTTAACCCCCGGCTTATCCAGGCGGATCGAAAAGCAGCTTATGGCCCAGTTAACCCCCGCGGAAGTGAGAAAATTGCATCGGACGCTCAGCACCAAAACCAGTGAGGAGATTCGGAAAAGCTCAGAAGTGGACGGAAGAAAGTCGATCAATTACACCCTACCCAGGAAAACCGCATTAGGTGATGGGAGAAAGTCGCTCTTGCCCGTGAAATTGAGTAGCGGTAGAGATGAAAGCGTTGATCCTTCCTATAATTTCAATGTGAGGTCTTCGAGCATCGGTGCCCAGCCTAGAGGAAGTAGCAGATTCCTGTCCCCTAAACCCAAAATAGTTAGGTCAGTAAGTCGTACTAAGCCGGAGTTGTGTAGCCCTGAAAGCAGCGTGTCTGAGAGTATCTCCAAGAACGAAGACACCTCCAGCTCTTACAGGAAAGATAGCGACAGCTACAGCTCCAGGTACTCTGATAACAGCTCCTCGAGACCCTACTCGAGGTATTCCAACGAAGGCCTCTATTCTTACTCACCAGGCCCTGTGCTGCTCTCACCCCCCTCGGAGCTTCCCAGCAAAATCGAAAGAAAATCCTCCACGAGACGAGTCTCCAGATTCCTTAGGTCGGACTTTTACGAGCCTAAAGAAGATAACGCACTTCTCAAGGAGAAAAAAGAGCGTGAACGCGAAACACAGCAAGTGCTGAAGGAAATACGTGATAAACGTAAGAGCAGACTGAGATCTCAATCCAGAAATCGGGAAGAGAAGAAAGAAGAGGCTCCGTTGAAAGCTGATGAAACTCCagagaataaaattacccaTGATTACGTCAACGTAAAATCTCCAAGTCCCGAACCTCAATCGGTGCACGATTATGTTAACGTAAAAGTAACTGAAAGCGTGCCTGTGActgtaaagaaaatttcgaGGCTAGCCAGGCCTAAAAGCTATCCCAACGATAATGCTCAAAAACCAGAGGAAGCACAAGCACCAGAATCAAAAATCAGCAAGCTAAAAAAAGGATttggaaaaaaggaaaaaccgTCCAAAGAAGACAAAAACGAGGCTAATAAGCACATAAACGAAGAAGATAAAGCGCATAAAAATAAGCTCTTGCATACACTTGAAAAGAAACTAGAGAAATTCCGGTGCGGTCAGAAGAACGTCGAGGAAGCTAAATCTACTGGAGATAAAAAGTCCGTAGTTGATTGTGCCATTAAGCGGCTAAGGGAACAAAGTTTACCTAGAAATTTGGAACCCTGCACGGAAAGTGGTTTAATTAAACGAGCAGTCTCAGTGGAAGATCTGGCAGTAGGCTCTAAGCCACTTCAAGCCAGCAAGAAGAGCGTGACGAAGATCCTcgggttatttaaaaaatatgaggaGCAGGACAAGAAGAAGGAAAAGACCGTTAAGAAGACTAAAAGCAAAGCTATAGTTAAGGAGAATAGTGAATCAGTTATTGACAAAAAAGAACGGCCAAAGTCACTTTTGCTAGACAAAATGAGGCATTTTCAAAACAGTTCTAAGGCAGAGAATCAAGCGGATAATTCTAATGGGGATGATCGACCGAAGTCTAAATTACCAATAGTAAATACCTATAGGCGCAGCCTGAACTTAGATCATCTACCTGAGCCGCCAACAGAATTTCACCCTAAGCCGGATCGGAGTAATTTGCGACTGGATTTGAATCAAACTTCAAGGATCCACATAGAAGCCCCAGAGGAAGAGGTCAGGCCTGGCAGCACGATGGAGAACGACGTTTATTCCCCTCAAAACGAAAATCGGAACTCGTTGACAACAACCGATGACAGTTCCACAATTCTTTCACCCACTGACGACTATTTATCTTGCGACTCCTGGTCGGCCTGCTCAGATTATCATCACTTGAACGACCTCCATTCACCTCAACACAACGGACATGTTCCTTACTCAGGAGACGAAAGCGAATCAGTAATAGACAGAATCAGGCGCAAGAGCTTTTACACGAGGTTCAACGAGAAAAAGAGACCTACGAGGAAGCCTTCGGTTGGAATTGCGTACAGAAACATGGATTTGTATGGGAGAGAGTATTCGAAGCCTGACTACAGCTCATTGGATCGATATCGCAGTCCCAGTGTGAGCAGAag GACAAGTTTTACATCATACATCCCCGAGGTCAACACCTCGACAACGAGGAATTCGAAAGAGTATCGGCCGTATGTTCGTAGTGCCACCGTCTTGAACGACTACGTGAACGTCCCAGGCGGGAGCCAAAGTTTGGCACACACTTACCAAAACGTCCCCGGATCGCATAATAGTTTAATTG GCCATTCTTATCAGAACCTTCCCGGCTCATACCAGACCTATAACAGTCGAATAGCTAGGCCTTCGAAATACACGGACTCTGATAGTCATCTGGATGACTTTTTGACTACTTCAGTACCCAAAAG GCATAGTTTGTACCGAGCAGCATTTGACAGGGGTTCCCTGTCTCCGGGCAGTGAATACTTCACCGACAGGGCGTCTTCGATTCTTCAGTCTCCAACCACTTCAGAGCCCATCTAA